In Leguminivora glycinivorella isolate SPB_JAAS2020 chromosome 20, LegGlyc_1.1, whole genome shotgun sequence, the following proteins share a genomic window:
- the LOC125236923 gene encoding ceramide phosphoethanolamine synthase, with product MMWPSSTASKVLTLLLLVTFIYCIYMDTFLFLRIQNYRLDIFGNARENSSESSTFKSILKDANYEDVLWVPCSINPLCHPTVKALMIDHINHYIYGPFCSIVDIALGISKRWLFLTPNMISFFHVFVALVGAKLLTCQSLAARRFAVVLFQIRMFLDDLDGHVARERKNIKGERTEVGTAGFWIDGICDLLGVIAMMVGILIFLKTNPPRRGYRDTPVSTLPYHQLKEINTSEDLEKDHTAEIGISYKTKVTFQRIIQVIGLFSGQMLLSSLAWNRYIDIYQELLENNAEYDLVRRETMFTSGLFFFATTLWRIVNPHSYLHLLSLAVFCDKTWAFLKVVHYSGYMCLVIAVGTSEYLVDTIQSFVLNGDGL from the coding sequence ATGATGTGGCCGTCTTCGACAGCCAGCAAAGTGCTCACTTTGCTGCTTCTAGTGACTTTTATTTACTGCATTTATATGGACACATTCCTGTTTCTACGCATACAAAATTATAGGCTAGATATTTTTGGAAATGCACGGGAGAACAGCAGTGAGAGCTCAACGTTTAAGTCGATATTGAAGGACGCCAATTATGAGGATGTTCTATGGGTTCCATGCAGTATAAATCCATTATGTCACCCAACGGTCAAGGCGTTGATGATAGATCATATAAACCACTACATCTACGGGCCTTTTTGCTCAATAGTCGACATAGCGCTCGGGATTTCGAAACGATGGCTGTTCCTGACTCCGAACATGATTtcttttttccatgttttcgtGGCTTTGGTCGGAGCGAAGCTTCTCACCTGCCAGAGTTTAGCTGCGCGGCGATTCGCAGTTGTTTTATTCCAAATTCGAATGTTTTTAGACGACCTTGACGGTCACGTAGCTAGAGAAAGAAAGAATATCAAAGGAGAGAGAACTGAGGTTGGGACTGCCGGTTTTTGGATCGACGGAATCTGTGATTTATTAGGAGTTATCGCTATGATGGTCGGTATATTGATATTCCTTAAAACTAACCCACCTAGAAGAGGTTACAGAGACACTCCTGTAAGCACATTACCGTACCACCAGTTGAAAGAAATAAACACAAGCGAAGATTTAGAAAAAGATCACACAGCGGAAATCGGGATTtcgtacaaaacaaaagtgacTTTCCAAAGGATAATTCAAGTCATAGGTCTGTTTTCCGGTCAGATGCTGCTTTCTTCACTAGCTTGGAATCGATACATAGACATATACCAAGAATTATTAGAGAATAACGCTGAATACGATTTGGTGCGACGTGAAACCATGTTCACATCCGGTCTGTTCTTTTTCGCGACAACTTTGTGGCGGATTGTGAATCCCCATAGCTATCTTCACCTTCTATCCTTAGCTGTTTTCTGTGATAAAACCTGGGCTTTCCTTAAAGTGGTACATTACAGTGGTTACATGTGTCTGGTGATCGCTGTGGGTACGTCGGAATACTTGGTGGATACCATACAGTCTTTCGTGCTCAATGGAGATGGgttatga